The genomic segment tgtgACAGAATATACATTAAATAATAGCTAATGTTAGCAGTGCCAAATTGCTATCAGTAGTTGATAATAAACAATGCTAAGGTGTCTACGTGGCAGGGCGTAATTTACATCCTTAAACCCGGAAGAGGGCCAAATATAATTTTTACAGCACTTTGGAACGTTAATGCCCTCTAGATAGTCGTAAAAAGGTTGCAAAACAACTCTTCAAGTATTCTGTCATGATGGACACTATATACACTTTGCTATGAATGTAGATATTTAGCAAACTAAATTCCCCAGACATTGTTTTTCTTTCAACACCTGCTTTtcaaaaatagaaaaaagaaaagaaaatgagaGCTGGGAGACGCAAGGTTTTCAGCACATACAAAGCCTTGACACAAGTCAATTGTGGACTCAACTGTACACAGTATAGTCTGGCTTCCATGAATAGGAAAAATCACATTGTTGTAGCCTGGTGTTTTATTATAGGACAGCCCCTGAACACAGGTGATTTTTACTGATGGCATTTTAAATGCATAGAGATACAGTGCCAAGAGGCCTATCGTTCTGCCATTCTTCCACTGCCATTCCTTAACCCCATGTTGCAGAACTCTAATGTTCGGGTGTAGTATTTACCAAGTGGTGTGCAACCAAGACACATCTAGTGCAGGGTAAAAAGTTGTGTAAGATTTGCACTTcatctcatgaaaaatgggagcataaACAAAGCGTTgaatttatatttgtgttcaataTATGCAAActactactgtattttccgcactataaggcgcacctaaaaacctccaatttcctcaaaagctgacagtgcgccttataatccggtgcgccttatatatggaccaatattgagccacaacaggtctcgcaactacggtaactacgccgacttcattttcccccttctacggaTGTTTACCGTataagaagaagcgcttcttcttctccggggaaaatgaagtcggcggctgctttaccgtagaagaagttaaaatgaagtcggcggctgcttaccgtagaagaagaacttcttcttctatgggggaaaataaagtcggcggctgcttaccgtagttgcgagacctaaactttatgtagaAACCAAAAAaagggctcctattaagagacacgcttacgacgcagagtttaaactcaaggcaatCAGTcatgcagtagaacacgggaatagagcagcagcgagagaatttaacattaacgaatcaatggtgcggaagtggaggaagcaacatgatgacctgcgccaagtaaagaagactaaacaaagcgagatggctacagttggaggacaatctcgaacagtgggttgttgaacagagaacagcaagtagaagtgtcagtacaatcactatttgttttgttgacattccctttagcgcagctctatctaatggatgcataacgtaaccccagcctctactgtagcgtctattctatgcgccttataatgcggtgcgccatatatatgaacaaagttttaaaataggtcattcattgaaggtgtgccttataatctggtgcgccttatagtgcggaaaatacggtagttataagGGGGGGGGGGATCCAATAAAATGTgctaaagtatttttttatactaaaaacaaatctCATAATTTATCATTGTGTTGACTGATTTACTTTTATAATTAATTTACATCTTGTCTGGGTTTATTTACTATTTTAATGAACCTTtagtaataaatatattattttcctcACCAATCATCTCTCCTTGGTCATGGATCATAACTGCAAGGTCCTTAAAGATCTGATTGACATCCATGATGTCAGACTGTAACAAACGAAAACCAAGATTAATATGTGATCCCAAGGAGTGAAAATGAATGTTAATGGGGTGAGGGAGGAAGGGCAGACCTCTAGCTGTCTGATGTTGGTTTCTCTCTCCTTGATGAGCTCCAAGTCTTCCTCTGTGATAGCTGCCGCCTCTTCCTCCGTCTGAATGGCCATCTGACCCCATCCCTCCTGACTGTTGGTCACATAACATAGAACTGTTGGAATGTGTATGAGTACACTGCACTTACATGGTATCCACAATtgaagaaacatatgtttcaggGTTAGTTACGTCATTGAAAAAATATTGATGTCGGTCAATCCAAAGTGTTAACGCATCTTAAAGCTCAATATGTATAAGcaggggcgtagcaccaaattctgggccccatATTACAGCTTCCTGAAGACCCCCATCTCATTCTCCTCCATCCCCCTGTTCAGAGACAAAGGAAACcttctgatttttttatttttatttgtcctttccagccaggtaaatcatattgttgatgtaaatgcccatatttTCTGCCCGGATAAGCAATACAAAAATGTTTCAAAGCTGTGTGTCTATTTTATgaagctggttaacttatgagagtagttttctgacatggacttgtttcttcagcattgtccacattttctcaatggggtttaagtcaggactttgggaaggccattctaaaaccttaattctagcctgatttagccattcctttaccactttgtttggggtcattgtcctgttggaacacccaactgcgcccaagacccaacctccgggctgatgattttaggttgtcctgaagaatttggaggtaatccttctttctcattgtcccatttactctctgtaaagcaccagttccattggcagccaaacaggcccagagcataatactaccacccccatgcttgacggtaggaagggtgttcctgggattaaaggcctcatcttttctcctccaagcacattgttgggtattgtggtcaaacacctcaataaattcatacatatatacacattcttaTGTACATATATCCACATTCATAtgaagatatatacacacacacacacatatatatgtataaacacatatatacatatatacacactagggctgtgaatctttgggtgtcccacgattcgattcaaaattgattctaggggtcacgattcaattcaaaatcgattttttttcaattcagcacgattctcgattcaaaaacgatttttttttttttttttttaaatgaaaatacacaacaataccataataatgcaatacaatttaattttggagttctgaacttgtaatttcttgcagtgtttattaagtggtaatatgtcacatttgtcccaattaactttataccctgataaacagccatattcaatgacattattgatataaagaagagaggagttaacatgtgacaggtaaaaaaattatgtcgtcacaatacatcgatagcttattatactgagagccaatttttataccatgaatattattttcacttcttatttttgcagctaagggttcaataaccaaattaaataataatccagatgcaggacatccctgttttactcctctttttaacaaaaaagattctgaaatatgattattggttttgactgatgccatgggccttgtataaagcatcttaatccattgtataaaattatctccaaatccaaatttacgtaatgggCAAAACATAAtcgaccagtttatgcggtcgaatgccttctccgcatcaacagtacaaactgctgtgggataagggagacttctagcatagtaaataacattaaacaatttccttgtattgtctgaagattgtcgaccttccatgaagccagtttggtcagtatgaattaattttcctattacatttgataattgtgtggctaagatttttgccaagattcaaaaggattctctattcattcaatacatagatttcagcaggatttaccccagtctgctgacatgcaagcagagtagtagatttttgtaaaaagcttttataattgtaaaggacaatgttttatcaactgattgcaataatgtacatttgttttaactattaaatgaaccaaaaatatgacttattttatctttgtgaaaatattggacacagtgtgttgtcaagcttatgagatgtgatgcaagtgtaagccactctcacactattgttcttttttttaaattttaataaatgtctaatgataatgtcaatgagggatctttaatcactgctatgttgaaattgtaactaatattgatactgttgttgataatattcatttttgtttcactacttttggtttgttctgtgtcgtgtttgtgtctcctctcaattgctctgtttattgcagttctgagtgttgctgggtcgggtttggttttggaattggattgcattgttaaggtattgctgtgtatttttttattggattgattaatttaaaaaaattaaaaattaaaaaaaaagaattaataaaaaataaaaataataaaaatctattttttaaaaatgagaatcgattctgaatcgcacgtgagaatcgcgattcgaattcgaatcgattttttccacattcctaataaacacatacaaatacatacttatacacatatacatatatatgtactaaTAGTCAGCCACTGATTGTGCATGTTCTCCCACTTGAAATGATGACaggtctgtaattttcatcataggtacacttcaatTGTGAGAGACACAAtgtgaaaaaaatacttttttaaaataatttatttgcaaatcatggtgGAAAAAAGGTATTTGGTCAGTAACAAATGTTTAATACAATATCTTGTAATATAACCTTTGTTGGAAATGACAGATGTCAAACGTTTTCTGTCAGTCTTCACGGGGTTTGTACGCACAGTAGCTGGTATTTATTCCATGCAGAACTCCTGTAGAGCAGTGATGTTTTGCAGCTGTTGTCATGCAACACAGACTTTCAACTCCCTACACAGGTTTTCTATTGGGttgaggtctggagactggctaagTCACTCCAGGACCTTGAAATGCTTCTTACGGACCCACTCCTTTCTTGCCTGGGCGGTGTGTTTGGCATCATTGTCATGCTGGAAGACCCAGCCACGTCTCATCTTAAATGCTCTCGTTGATAGAAGAAGGTTATTGCTTAAGATTTTAATGATACATGGCCCCAATATTATTTTCCTTAACACGGATCAGTCGTCCAGTCCTTTTAGCAGAAAAACAGCCCTGAAGCATGAGGTTTCCACCCCAAGGCTTCACAGTGGGTATGGTGTTATTGGGATGCAACTCAGCATTCTTCTTCCTTCAAACACGACAAGTGGGATTTTTACCAAAAAATCCTATTTTGGTTTTATCTGACCACATGACATTCTCCCAAtcctcctctggatcatccacaTGGTCACAGGTAAATTTTAGAAGGGCCAGGACATGAGCTGTCTTAAGCTGGGGGACACGTCTGGCACTGCAGGATTTAATTTCCTGTCGGCGTAGCGTGTTACTGATGGTAACCTTTGTTACTTTCGTCCCAGCTCTCTGCAGGTCATTTACCAGAACCCCCCATGTAGTTCTGGGATTTTTGCTCACGGTTCTCATTATCAGTTTGACCCCCCGGGAATAGATCTTGCGCGAGCCCCACATTAAGGGAGATTATCAACGGCCATGtgtgtcttccattttctaataattGTTCCCATTATTGATTTATGCACACCAAGCTGCTTGTCTATTGTAGATTCACTCTTACCAGCCTTATGCAAGTCTACAACTGTGTTCCTGGTGCCCTTCGACAGCTCTTTGGTCGTGGCCATCGTGGCGTTTAGAGTCAGGATGTTTGAGGGTGTGGTCAAGTGTCTATTATACAGATAACCACTTCAAATATGTGCCAAGTGGAAGGCAGAAGAGCTTCTTAAAGAAGAAGTTACAGGTTTGTGAGAGCCAGAAATCTTGCTTGTTTGTAGGTGACCAAATACGTATTTTCCACCATGATtggaaaataaattatttaaaaattctACAATTAGATTTTCGGGATTTTAttcacattctgtctctcacagatgaagtgtacctatgatgaaaattacagacctctTACATACTGTCATCATTTGCACaatcggtggctgactaaatactttttcccctactgtatgtatgtacatatgtactgtatgtgtgtattttttcTGTAAATGTGTATGGagattaatttgtgtctttattatgacAGCTTTTTTgatactgaatttatgtaactgaattttttgcatatGAATTTtgtgaattacattttttgtctatcaaattatgctgagaatttgatggaaaaaaaatcagtgttttaaaattcagtgttataaaaaatcagtgtataaaagctcagtgtaaaaaaaaccagtGTCGAAAAATTTGCCGCTTCAAAAAACGCAAGACTAACTTTTCGTAAATTAAGGCTGAagcgatcctgtctcagaaccagttAGTGAGATGTCAcgtttgaagtcatgtgacacgggtcttgcaaaataGCATAAAAAAGGCATTTAACTGGGCTACCTTTTTTATGCTGTTTCACAAGACCCGTGTCAAGGACTATAAACTTCACACCCCATTGACctgttctgagacaggatcgatagCTTCAGCCTCAATTTAccagaagtgagtcttgctttttgaaacagcacatttttttacatttaatttttcagcacaaattttttttacactgaatttttataaactgacTTTTTACGCAATTACGGTaatttttttaactgatttttatacactgaattttttttcaattaaattgtcagcataatttgatgtaaaaacaaattcagttcacaaaattcaaatgcaaaaaattaagttacataaattcagtgtcaaaaaaagtttttgtaataaagacacaaattaacctgcaTAAATGTGGGCAACCTCGACTCAAAACAATGGCCCAGCTCTGATATAGGGTATGCAGAATTGGGATGTGCACCCTCTCTCATTATACAAATACATGTGATGTCACCATATACTATAAGCCATAGCACCAGCAATACACATTCAACTTTATACAGTTTAGAGTTGGAATATATACTTACTTATTTAACGACTGTGCACTGCGTTCGTGTATAATAGTGAATGATTTTGCATCGGCCCAAACTGTAATTGGTTACTGTGCTTCAGATTCCTGAAGAGATCACCCACTTAAGAAGCCTCCATGTTGGCAGCATGACAGTTTTTCAATCATTACACTATTTATTGTGCAACGCTGTTGACTTTATATTGTTCACCATATTACTGACTAAATTACTGTGTGGTCATTCGATGAACCATCCCTCAGATCTTGAAAGCTTAAATGTTCTACAAATTCTACAATTGTTGAAAGACTCCATTCACTTACTTATCAAAAGATACAAGCTTTTCATCTCGCGCAACGTCTTCAACCTGGAAGATAAGAAAAACTTCTCATTGGTGTGACATTTTAAATTCTAATATAGAAAGATTATTTAGAAAAAATTTAATTCTCCTTCCCAAAAATAATACATGCAAGACAGTCATTTTTACAATTACGGCTATGCATAAAGTAAGTTAAGCTGTCAAACAGCCAACACATAACGACAAGGTGCCTCAGCTAATCTACAGATATGCTGGTCCATTGCAGCTTGGTGAATTACTTATGAAAAGTGCACAGACTACTACATACCGATAGTCGAGATCCAGCTCTCGCTCTGGCTACTGATTCTTTCTCCTTCTCTGCTGCACGGCGCTGAACAACTTGGAAGTTGTTGAGCGCTGCAGAGAAATCGTTCATCAGACGTTCTCTCTGAATCTTCTGCTGCCTCTAGACACACAAAGTGATTAAGAAGATCACAGTTAAAATTTGACATGAAATCATGTACTATGAATCTTAGCACCACACAATGATTAATAATCTCAAACATGCTCAAGCTGTATGGTGACGCTGCACAGAGGTGCTGTAGAAATTGTTTATACAGCACCCACAGGTGCTACCAGCCATAACTTTAGTTACATATGGACACTCTGAGATCTAATTCAAGAGGTGTATGAAACATTCTGTGATTACAAAGATAATCAGTCTAAAAGCCATTGCCTGAGAAGTATTCAtttaactttgtttttatattgctgttGAATTTCAAAGTGGTGTAGAACCATACAAGTGGGACCATGTATTGCAAAATTACAGACATCCCTGAATAACACTATGCAGTTCTACACCACTGTAATTATTCACCTGCAATAAACACTATCTGACAGAGTCAGTTAAAAGAAGTATTATTGTCTTTTGAAACATACATTTTGAAACAGCTGTAGTGTTGAATCGCATTAgattgtgcaagtgtacctaactCCGGCAGAAATTACTGCTGTAAGTAGGGctcggcgatatatcgatatactcaatttatcgcgggtttgtctctatgcgatatagaaaatgactatatcgtgatatttgagtatacgttctcacgcagttgcttttagctgaggggcattacactgcatgcatttcccactctttcttgtccctccttctcacagagacttaaaacaagcgcaccttcttacatacgtcacgtgtgcaacgtcacacgctcccgcggagcagagaggtagcgacatggtaacgttagctgtaatgctaacggtgcggtgcgggcggtaatacgagagaaagaaggtgcgaatctggtaacaaatggaggaagaattaattcccaagaaaaacagcacggggcccatcgtctggcggtggtttggcttcaagcgggaatatgttgaacaattatgcggcaaaactgttgctacaaaaagtagcattactgctaatttgtaacatcatttgaaaagtcacccgctagagaatgaagagtgcttgaaactccgcatgtcaacatctccgttcggtgccacacccacaaaatgccgaagcaactatttccacatcaacaccgtatgaaaaaaattgtcaacaacagaaggagataacgtccgcaggaacctaccacatagtgaaggacatacactatttgatttcctattatgcagctcatttttatttgacacttattgaaatatcttgtgtgacatcatgcacaaaagtgcactgtatttgttttaaactattgtagtggcgttctgtacaaaaagtgcactttaatttagtgttgttttgataagtcatcttagtgacatcatgcacaaaagtgcactcagcttgttttaaaatgtctctgacaatcttgcactttctgttttgaaatgacatgaatgtttgtgccactgcttaataactgtttaataaataccgtTTTGGTAaactgacttagttgtggtttccctctctgcatgaaagtttaaaatgagcatatattaatgcagtatgaaaaagaatgttttaatgtagacacatataatcatcatactgctgtgattatatgcatcaagtgttcattcaaggctaaggcaaaatatcgagatatatatcgtgtatcgtgacatggcctaaaaatatcgagatattaataaaaggccatatcgcccagccctagctgtaAGTTGATTATTTTAATAAGCCATGTAACTTGTTATGATCTCAGATATTGGACAGGTGTGATACCATAGTGTGCACATCTTGATTTTGCTCGAATGTGGTCCAAAGAGTGTTTAggtagtttgtgtgtttgttcagacacatgaaaaattaggtaGAACGCTTGCcctattgcagtggttcttaaccttgttggaggtaccgaaccccaccagtttcataagcgcattcacagaacccttctttagtgaaaaataaaatgttgttttttttcaaattcaagacaaagttatatgtttttggtaacactttagtatggggaacatattctaagtaacaaatacttaatttagagttatttggttagggctagggttagagagttagggccagggttatttggttagggttataataaggccatgccgaataaggcaataataagtacttaataatgactagttatgttacttatttgcatgttaataagcaactaattaatggtgaatatgttccccatactaaagtgttaccatgttttattactggtgcacaaaatgaaccgtgcatgaacatcaccttgttcaaacaacaaaaccaacacagtacataaactcacaacaaaatacacacctgcaaatcagtgtgacttctgctgttgccgtatccgtaatacgccgatagggagaagtttttatttacacgatgagtcgggtgtgtcttgacctccgccgaacccctgagcccgactcaccgaacccctatggttcgatcgaacccaggttaagaaccactgccctttTGGGAGTACGCTTCAAAGCTTTTATTATGCTACAGCTCATCACTGCCCCAGTCCCTCTGGTGGCGTCTTAATCCTGTTGTAGCTTTTTTGGCGGGTGGACGGGGCAGGGGAAGTGTTTTCCTGAAAGTGAGCAACCACAACTATTGTTGACTAGCTAGTTAGCTTCCtgtgtagtagtagaagtagtgaAAAATGCTAACTGTCTTCTATATCCTTTATCAAGCTGGAACATCATCAGTTAATTTTAATGTACTGTTGCTTTAAGAATTTAAATGGAGTACTTAAAAAAGGCACTTTCGCAGTAAGGAAAACGGGAAAGGCGACATACCATTAACTAAAAACAACCGATAACGTGTCTGCGGTCTGCATTGCGTTGACGCGAGAATACATTTTTTGGAAAGTGCACGTCAAGCTCCAACAGATGGTTTGGAGTGGAAGAAGCAAGCCTGCACGGCTTACATAGCACGATGAAGCTGTACCATAATGAAACCTTAGGTCTATAAAGAACTGACTTTTCGACGAGTGGGTTGGGAAATCAAGAACCAGTGGAAAGGCTTATTCACTACAACACTTGTTTGAAGGCTGTAAAGACAACTTTGGACTACTATTAAGATTCCTTCTTTCTTGTTCAGGAGTAGTGATGTCTACTAACTTGTTCTGAGGGGGATGTTGGCAGAGGAATTGAGCCCAACTCCTTCAGGTGCTTGTTGGTTTCTTTTGCAAGTTGGTTGGTATAGTGTTGTATTTGCTGCCTGTGGAAACAGCAAGAGTTTAGAGTTACAGTGAAATTTGAGGTCAGCCACTTTCTGTCATGACACTATCGATGTATTGGAATGTTCTACAGTGGAACCTTTACAATTAAATAGTGTACCTTGGTTTTCGTCAGAAATTTGCCCCGGTTTATGTACCCAGCCTCGGTTATTGTACAGCttaacattttgaaaatcaagactacatttcctgccattgggtgcatttctacactatattttacctttagatttattgtcatctaccaacctcttttggctctttttgacacttacatgtcccatgtaatgtaccacagaatgtatagttttttaagtacataatttactaacattattatcattgaaaatgtaatgtcaaATTCTATAACATACATGCAAGGAACTCGGAAGGAGGGAGAGGCAGAGAGggtgggggggagagagagagagagagagagagagagagagagagagagagagaaagagagagagacagagacagagagagagagcgagagagatagAACAATATAACATGACTTTAATTACATGCACATGTGTCATGGCTAACGCAAATAGATTGCTGTCCTGTGGAAAAGCGCACTGTACTTACAGCCGGTCCTGAAGTTCGCTGGTGTCCTGTCTGGTTCCCAACTGGTTCACAATGCTCTTGATCTGAGCAGCTGTCAAAGAAAAGCAAAAGTGACTTTGAATCTGTTAGGAATCGGCTAAGGTTAATTGCAAgacttataataataacaatcaattTTAATTTGTAGGCATTTTTCAAGAAAACCACCAAAATTTTATAATAGACAGAttaaaataatttacaaaaaaaaataaaaaataaaggataCAATCAACAATGTAACACTAAACATGATCATCCTATGTTGACCACTTAACTGCAAAGACAATAAATGtgcacaaaataaatattttctctGTGAAATTGATTATACCATCTCTGCATGAAGCAAGTTTTTCTTCTCTGACAGTTCTTACCTATTAGTTTGATTGGGTTTAATTATATTTGACGAAAGAAGACAACAGAGAGACTCGTACTGCGCTTGCGCATTTCGGCTGCCATATTACGGTACGCGATCAGTGACAAAGGAAATTATTTGACACACAGTAGCTCGTTTACAAGAGCTCAATTTTTTGGAGCAGAAGACCAATAAAAGCAAATGTGAGGAGTCAAGAAATCACTTGTTGATCATTATAAACTTAAACCGAGTGACAGCAAATTAAATATAGCCCCTTAATGATTTCAGTTCATATCCAttatttttctttggcttttttgttttttagggaTTCCGCTATAGACCAGTGCCAGTGATGACAGATGAAAAATTCTATAAATAAGAAACAGAAATGGGACTTATTGCAAAGAAACACGGTGTAGTACCATAATTGTTACATTTATTACAGTGCAGGCTGTTCAGTTCAGTATAAGTAAAGTGACAATCTATCATAACTTATAAAAGAAGAATTAAATGTACGCCTGAGTGAAATAAATCATGGGTTTAGtcttaatataaaaataaaaacataagattttttttacaccaaatagtCGTTTGGGAAGGTttaaagttttaaaaatgtttataatggTAACATTTTGACCCTGAaactatttaattacattttccaTTATTTCCTTCTTTCTAGAGTGATGTCTAAATTTCTCAAGAACCCAACATGTGATTATTCTCATTCTTCCAGGTCAATATTTTCCCAAGGCACCGAATCGATCTTCTCTTATCAAAATCTGTGagaatgaactgatgaagcctgctccaATGAGAGGCGAAACTAAGACAATCTGAATTTCATGTCCTTAGAAATACAACCACATACAGCAAAAAATGACGGGTGTGGTAGGCCTCTTCTTTCACTTTTGTTTATTCAAACACTTCGACGAGTATATTTCAGGACATTTCAGTATATCTAAAGAAAGACAGACTACAATTTAGCTTTCTGCTATCAAATTAAATACTTACAGTggctggagagaaaaaaaaaagtgatctaGATTCATACTAACACGCAATATAATTTCTAAATAATGGCCTAAAAATACTCCTCGCTCGCCCTATTCTCTCTCAAGTCCTACCAGCCAGGGCATGTTGACTCCACTGCTAGTTGGCTAAGCTGATTTTACCCGCTAATGCCCTAGAAcaggcttgggcaattattttgactcggggggctaaattttgagaaaaaaatatgtctgggggccggtatatacactaccgttcaaaagtttggggtcacccaaacaattttgtggaatagccttcatttctaagaacaagaatagactgtcgagtttcagatgaaagttctctttttctggccattttgagcgtttaattgaccccacaaatgtgatgctccagaaactcaatctgctcaaaggaaggtcagttttgtagcttctataacgagctaaactgttttcagatgtgtgaacatgattgcacaagggttttctaatcataaattagccttctgagccaatgagcaaacacattgtaccattagaacactggcgtgatagtttctggaaatgggcctctatacacctatgtagatattgcaccaaaaaccagacatttgcagctagaatagtcatttaccacattagcaatgtatagagtgtatttctttaaagttcagactagtttaaagttatcttcattgaaaagtacagtgcttttccttcaaaaataaggacatttcaa from the Entelurus aequoreus isolate RoL-2023_Sb linkage group LG20, RoL_Eaeq_v1.1, whole genome shotgun sequence genome contains:
- the LOC133635694 gene encoding syntaxin-12-like isoform X1, coding for MLSSKLYTLVTSQTSNFKPNADMSYGQGESYRPVTRDFNSLIQSCSSNIQKITQNTAQIKSIVNQLGTRQDTSELQDRLQQIQHYTNQLAKETNKHLKELGSIPLPTSPSEQRQQKIQRERLMNDFSAALNNFQVVQRRAAEKEKESVARARAGSRLSVEDVARDEKLVSFDNQEGWGQMAIQTEEEAAAITEEDLELIKERETNIRQLESDIMDVNQIFKDLAVMIHDQGEMIDSIEANVENAEVHVERGTDQLQRAAYYQQKSRKKMCILALVFSIALVILGIIIWQVSK
- the LOC133635694 gene encoding syntaxin-12-like isoform X2 encodes the protein MSYGQGESYRPVTRDFNSLIQSCSSNIQKITQNTAQIKSIVNQLGTRQDTSELQDRLQQIQHYTNQLAKETNKHLKELGSIPLPTSPSEQRQQKIQRERLMNDFSAALNNFQVVQRRAAEKEKESVARARAGSRLSVEDVARDEKLVSFDNQEGWGQMAIQTEEEAAAITEEDLELIKERETNIRQLESDIMDVNQIFKDLAVMIHDQGEMIDSIEANVENAEVHVERGTDQLQRAAYYQQKSRKKMCILALVFSIALVILGIIIWQVSK